The region ACCTTAAAAATACCTTTTAATCCTTCTTTATCTTTTTTGAATACTTTAATATAATCATCCAAAAAACCAATTAACCCCATCCAAACTGTGGTTATCAATAACAAAATAATATAAATGTTGTCTAATTTGGCAAGTAATAAAACCGGAATTAATGTAGATAAAATAATGATAATTCCACCCATTGTTGGGGTACCTGCTTTTTGAACTTGTCCTTCTAGGCCTAATTCACGTACTGTTTCACCAACTTGTTGCTTTCTAAGGAAATTGATTATTTTTTTACCATAAATTGTTGATATTAACAACGATAAAATAATAGCCAATCCTGATCGAAAAGTAATATACTGAAACACTCCCGCTCCAGGAAAATCGAAGGTTTGATCTAAGTATTTAAAAATATAGTACAACATAATTACTTTGGGTTTATAGTTTAATTTGGTTTGTTTTATTTTCCTAATTGACGCATTAACTCTTTAGCAATTTGCATATCATCAAAATCATGTCGAACCCCATTAATTTCTTGATAGGTTTCATGACCTTTTCCGGCAATTAAAATAATATCGCCCGAATGTGCCATTTGACATGCTGTTTTTATTGCTTGTTTGCGATCTAAAATTGAAATTGTTTTTTTAAAATTTTGAGCTTCCACCCCAGCTTCCATTTCTTCTAAAATCACTTGAGGATCTTCTGTTCTTGGATTATCAGAAGTAAAAATGGCTTTATCACTTAAAGAAGAAGCACAGTTTGCCATAATGGGTCTCTTGGTTTTATCACGATCTCCACCACAACCTACAACAGTGATTAACTGTTCATTTTTGGTTCGGATGTCGGCAATTGTGTTCAACACATTTTCCAATGCATCTGGCGTATGCGCATAATCAATAATTACCGTTACATTTGAATCGGAAATAAAGTATTGAAATCTACCCGAAACACTTTCCAACTCCGACAACAAACGAAGCGCTTCTTGACTTTCAATACCTAATTCTACTGCAACACCATAAATAGCCAATACATTATAAGCATTAAACGATCCAATTAATTTTACCCAAACTTCTTCATTATTCACTTTCAACAACAAACCTGAAAGTTGGTTTTCAAGTATTTGTGCTTTGTATTCTGCATAAGTTTTTAAGGCATAGGTACGTTTTCTTGCAGCTGTATTTTGTAACATTACCACTCCATTTTTATCATCAACATTGGTCAAGGCAAAAGCGGTTTTAGGCAATTGATCGAAGAAAGATTTTTTTACATCTCTGTATTCTGCGAACGTGTTATGATAGTCTAAATGATCGTGAGATAAATTAGTAAACACACCACCTTCAAAATGCAAGGATTCCGTTCTTTTTTGGTGAATTCCATGAGAACTCACTTCCATAAAACAAAATTCGCACCCTACTTCAACCATTTCATTTAAATAATGATTAATAGTTAAAGAATCTGGCGTAGTATGTGTAGCTTTGTGTTCATTGGTGTCAACCATAATTTTTACTGTTGACAGCAAGCCTACTTTATATCCTGCTTTTTTAAACATTTGATACAACAAAGAAGCAATGGTTGTTTTTCCATTAGTTCCGGTTACCCCAACTAACTTTAATTTTTGAGAAGGATTATCATAAAAATTGGCCGCTAAAAAAGACAACGCCTGATTAGAACTTTCGACTTGTACATAAGTGATTCCTTCAACAAATGCTGCTGGAAAAGCTTCACATATAATTGCTTTTGCACCTAAAGAAATTGCTTTATCAATATATTCATGTCCGTCTGAAAGCGTTCCTTTAATAGCAACAAAAACATCATTTTTTGTCACTTTTCTTGAATCAAATTCAATTTTCTTTACATTCACATCGGTTGAACCATGAACTGCTTCAATATGAACTTTGTATAAAATATCTTTTAATTTTTTCATTTTCATCCTTGTTTATTAAGACAATTCTAATGTGATGACTTGATTTTTTTTGAAACCAGTACCCGGTTCTATTGATTGAGACTTCACTTTTCCAATTCCCTTAATTTTTACTTTTAATCCCATATTTTCTAACAATGACACGGCATCCATTCCAGCCATTCCTTTTACATTTGGAATTGTATTGGTGTTCCCTTGTGATTTTTTGTAATATTCTGCGTAATTAACTTCTTGTTTTTGGCTTTTTATCTTAACCGTTTTAAACTTATTGGTAGAAGGCACATCGGTAAATATTTTTTGAGCAATTCTTTTGAATACTGGTCCAGCAACATCTGCACCATAATAACCAGCTGCTACATTTGGTTTATGCACAACTACAATACAAGAATATTTAGGTTGGTCTGCCGGAAAATATCCCACAAAAGAAGAAGCATAATACATTTTTCCATCGCCTTTATGATAATCTACTTGAGCTGTTCCTGTTTTTCCTGCCATTGAAAAGTCTTTTGAATACAAACTCTTTCCTGTACCTCTCTTTACTACATTACCTAAAACTTCTTTTACCTTTTTCAAGGTTTCATCAGAACATATCTTAGGATTAATTACTTCAGTTTCAAATTTTTTAATGCTTTTATTCCATTCTTTAATTTCCTTTACAAAAATGGGTTTTATCATTTTACCATTATTTGCTACAGCATTATATAAGGCTAATGTTTGTAACGGTGTAATTGATACTCCATACCCAAATGCCATCCATGGTAAAGTTGTTCCATACCAATTTGAAGCTCCAGGTTGCGGAATTACAGGCGTCCCTTCTCCTTTTAACTGAATTCCTAATGGTTTATTTAATCCGTAACTATTAATTCTGTTAACAAATTCACTTGGATTGTTTTTATAATTTTGATAAACGGCTTGTACTAAAACTGTATTAGAAGAAACTTCAAATCCACGTGCTAATGATATTTTACCGTATCCACCTGTATGCGAATCTTTTACTTTTCTATTATGTATGGTAATTACTCCTCCATTTGAATCATATACTTTACTAGTATCAATTTTTTTATCATCCAACAAAGCAATTAGATCAATTAACTTAAAAGTTGATCCTGGTTCATGAGATTCAGCCACCGCATAATTATAGATTTCAGAGTACACACTATCTCTAACTTTTCCTAAATTAGCAATAGCTTTAACCTCTCCCGTTTTAGTTTCCATAACTACAACACAACCGTGATCCGCATTGTAATATTGCAATTGTTTTAACAAGGCATGATGGGCAATATCTTGAATATAAACATCAATTGTGGAATAAATATCATAACCATCTTGTGGTTCTAGTTCATTGGTATCATGAATTGGTTTCCATTGATTTTTTGCAATTTTTTGCATCATTCTATGACCACTTTTACCACTAATATATTCAGAGAACGTATATTCTAAACCTTTTTTTGCAATGACCGTATTATAACCAATGGTTCGCGCAGCGATAGAACCCACAGGTAATTTTCGCACCGTTTCTTGTTCTGTTATAATCCCCCCTTTAAAAGGTCCCAATTTAAATAGTGGAAAACCTTTTACTTTCATATAATCTGTAAAACTCAATTTTTTAGCTACCAAATAATACCTGTTTTTAGTAGCTCTTGCTTTTCGTAATTCCGATTGAAAAAAACCAGAAGGTTTGTTTAATAATACAGAGAGAGAGTCCGATAAAGATTGGATATATTTTTCAAAATTTTCATCCGATGGCGAAATGGCATCGAAACGAATGGTATATTCTGGAACCGAAGTAGCTAATAAACTTCCATCAGCAGAATAGATATTTCCTCTATTGGCAGGGATTTCAAAATTTTTAACCGTACGTTGTTTGGCTAATTCGCGGTAATACTTACCTTCAACCCACTGAATATTAAATAGTTTTACAGATACAGCAATAGAAATGATTATCACAGCTGCTGCTACTGTAAATAATCTATAAGAGTTTGTATTTTCTTTTTTTACTCCCATATTTTTAACTTCTCTATAAAACTTTTTTCTTTTGGTTTAAGTATTACTATTTTTTTTGGTGGGACAGAAGAAGGATAAATCTGTCGAGCTTCCATTTTTTTTGAAATGGTGGATTCCATTTTTAATTTCATTAATTCCGACCGAGTATCTACAAATTTTGATCGCAATTCTTTTACTTCATTTGTTAGCTTAGTTATTCGATAATTTTTTTCATCATAATTATGATTAAAAGCAATCATCAACATAGCTAACGTAAACAAAAACAATATAAACTTCCATGTTTTTAAAGCATCGTCCTCAATTAAAAACTTTGCTTTTAACAAACTGTATATGCTATTTTCTCCGCTCATTATATTTTTTCAGCAATTCTTAATTTGGCACTTCTCGCTCTATTATTTCTTGCAATTTCTTCGTCGGATGGAACTATTAATTTACCTATCGATTTAAAAGGCACTTGAAAATTTCCAAAAAAATCGCGCTCTGGTTCTCCTTCAAACATTCCATTTCTAATAAATCTTTTTACCAATCTATCTTCCAACGAGTGATACGATATCAAACTAATTCTTCCGCCTGAATCAAGAAGTTCTTCGGTTTGTTCCAAAAACTCTTTCAATACTTCAATTTCTTGATTGACTTCAATTCGAATCGCTTGATAAATTTGAGCTAAAATTTTATTGCTTTTGTGCGCTGGTAAAAATTTGGCTAAGACTTGCTTTAATTGTTCTGTATTTTTTATTGGCTTTTCTTTGCGATAATTTACTATGACATTTGCCATTGCACCTCCGTTTTTTAATTCGCCAAAATCAACAAAAACACGTTTTAATTCTTTTTCCTCATATTCATTAACCACTTCATAAGCAGACAAGGCATCTTTTTGATTCATACGCATATCTAAAGCTGCATCAAATCGAGTTGAAAACCCTCTATCTGCTTCATCAAATTGATGCGAAGAAACCCCAAAATCTCCCAAAATTCCATCTACTTTTTTAATTCCATGAAATCTTAAAAAGCGTTTGATATACCTAAAATTTTCACCAATTAAAGTAAATCGTTGGTCGTCTAAAACATTTCTTAAAGCATCTTCATCTTGATCAAAAGCAAATAATTTTCCATTTGGCCCCAATCGTCTTAAAATTTCTTTAGAATGACCTCCGCCACCAAAAGTCACATCCACATAAACACCATCGGGTTTAATATTTAAACCATCAACCGTTTCATGCAACAATACCGGATTATGATATTCCATTTCCATCTTCGTCATCGTTTTGATTACCCATTACTTCCTCAGCCAAATCAGCAAAATCTATCATTGCGCTGTCTAACGCAGTTTCATACAAGTTTTTATCCCAAATTTCTATAATGTTTACTGCAGAAGACAACACAATGTCTTTTTCAATTTTTGAAAACACAATTAAATCTTTTGGTATTAACAACCTTCCTGTTCCATCAATCTCCACCATTTTTACCCCCGCTGTAAATGCACGAATAAAGTCGTTATTCTTTTTTACAAAACGGTTGAGCTTATTAATCTTCTGCATCATTTTATTCCACTCCTGCATTGGATACAACTCTAAACAAGGCTGAAACACAGAACGTTTCAACACAAACCCCTCCTCAAGATTGCCCAATTGCTTCTTGAGAGGCGCTGGCAACATTAATCTGCCTTTTGCATCTGCTTTACATTCGTATGTTCCTAAAAAAGAGTTCAAACCTTAATTTAAATTTATATGTTACAAATTTAGAAATTATTTACCACTTTCTACCACAAAATACCACTTTGTTAATAAGTTTTTCCACTTTTACCACCACAAACAAGATTACATTAGTGAAATACATAAAAAAACAAGGGCTTTACGAATTTTTATTTAATTTTTGAACTACAATAAAAACAGCAAAAATTGCCCAATAAACACAAAAGTTGTTGAAAACTAAAGCGTTATACAATATGTTTTTTAGCAAAAAGTTTCTTTCTTAATATGGTAAATATGTTTCAATAAATCTTATATTTGCCTATAATAGAAATATTGTAGACGATAAAGAATTATGTTAAAAACAGAAAAAAAATACACTTATTTTGAAGCCGGAGAAGGAACACCTATTATTGTTTTACATGGTTTAATGGGCGGATTAAGTAATTTTGATGGAGTAGCCACTTATTTTCCAAAAAATGGTTATAAAGTTGTTATTCCTGAACTACCTTTATATACACAAAGTATTTTAAAAACCAATGTAAAAGCTTTTGCTAAATTTGTAAAAGACTTTGTGATTTTTAAAAAATTTGAGCGTGTAATTTTATTAGGCAATTCATTAGGTGGACATATTTCATTATATTTTGCAAAACAATATCCTGAATTAGTTAAAGGTTTGGTTATCACAGGAAGTTCTGGTTTATACGAAAGCGGAATGGGTGAAAGCTATCCAAAACGTGGTGATTACGAATACATTAAAAAGAAAAGCGAAGACGTATTTTATGACCCTAAAGTTGCTACCAAAGAAATTGTAGATGAAGTATTTGCTACAGTTAATGATCGAATAAAATTATTAAAAACATTAACTATTGCCAAAAGTGCCATTCGTCATAATATGGCAAAAGATTTACCTAAAATGCACACACAAACGTGTATTATTTGGGGGAAACAAGATAAAGTTACTCCACCAGAAGTAGCGGAGGAATTCAATAAATTATTACCTAATTCAAGTTTATATTGGATAGACAAATGTGGCCATGCCGCCATGATGGAACATCCGGATGAGTTTAATGTATTATTACATAATTGGTTAAAAGAAAAGAATTTATAATAGTTTAAAAGTCATTCTTTAGAGTGGCTTTTTTATTTTTAAAACAGAGACAATGAAAGTAAATACCGCAGAGTTTGTAATCAGTAATTCGGATGCCAGTAAGTGTCCAAAAGATCCGATTCCAGAATACGCATTTATTGGTCGATCTAATGTTGGAAAATCATCATTAATTAATATGTTGACTGGGCACAAAAGCTTAGCAAAAACCTCAGCCAGACCCGGTAAAACGCAATTAATCAATCATTTTT is a window of Flavobacterium indicum GPTSA100-9 = DSM 17447 DNA encoding:
- a CDS encoding UDP-N-acetylmuramoyl-L-alanyl-D-glutamate--2,6-diaminopimelate ligase; the protein is MKKLKDILYKVHIEAVHGSTDVNVKKIEFDSRKVTKNDVFVAIKGTLSDGHEYIDKAISLGAKAIICEAFPAAFVEGITYVQVESSNQALSFLAANFYDNPSQKLKLVGVTGTNGKTTIASLLYQMFKKAGYKVGLLSTVKIMVDTNEHKATHTTPDSLTINHYLNEMVEVGCEFCFMEVSSHGIHQKRTESLHFEGGVFTNLSHDHLDYHNTFAEYRDVKKSFFDQLPKTAFALTNVDDKNGVVMLQNTAARKRTYALKTYAEYKAQILENQLSGLLLKVNNEEVWVKLIGSFNAYNVLAIYGVAVELGIESQEALRLLSELESVSGRFQYFISDSNVTVIIDYAHTPDALENVLNTIADIRTKNEQLITVVGCGGDRDKTKRPIMANCASSLSDKAIFTSDNPRTEDPQVILEEMEAGVEAQNFKKTISILDRKQAIKTACQMAHSGDIILIAGKGHETYQEINGVRHDFDDMQIAKELMRQLGK
- a CDS encoding penicillin-binding protein, whose amino-acid sequence is MGVKKENTNSYRLFTVAAAVIIISIAVSVKLFNIQWVEGKYYRELAKQRTVKNFEIPANRGNIYSADGSLLATSVPEYTIRFDAISPSDENFEKYIQSLSDSLSVLLNKPSGFFQSELRKARATKNRYYLVAKKLSFTDYMKVKGFPLFKLGPFKGGIITEQETVRKLPVGSIAARTIGYNTVIAKKGLEYTFSEYISGKSGHRMMQKIAKNQWKPIHDTNELEPQDGYDIYSTIDVYIQDIAHHALLKQLQYYNADHGCVVVMETKTGEVKAIANLGKVRDSVYSEIYNYAVAESHEPGSTFKLIDLIALLDDKKIDTSKVYDSNGGVITIHNRKVKDSHTGGYGKISLARGFEVSSNTVLVQAVYQNYKNNPSEFVNRINSYGLNKPLGIQLKGEGTPVIPQPGASNWYGTTLPWMAFGYGVSITPLQTLALYNAVANNGKMIKPIFVKEIKEWNKSIKKFETEVINPKICSDETLKKVKEVLGNVVKRGTGKSLYSKDFSMAGKTGTAQVDYHKGDGKMYYASSFVGYFPADQPKYSCIVVVHKPNVAAGYYGADVAGPVFKRIAQKIFTDVPSTNKFKTVKIKSQKQEVNYAEYYKKSQGNTNTIPNVKGMAGMDAVSLLENMGLKVKIKGIGKVKSQSIEPGTGFKKNQVITLELS
- a CDS encoding FtsL-like putative cell division protein; this translates as MSGENSIYSLLKAKFLIEDDALKTWKFILFLFTLAMLMIAFNHNYDEKNYRITKLTNEVKELRSKFVDTRSELMKLKMESTISKKMEARQIYPSSVPPKKIVILKPKEKSFIEKLKIWE
- the rsmH gene encoding 16S rRNA (cytosine(1402)-N(4))-methyltransferase RsmH, producing the protein MEYHNPVLLHETVDGLNIKPDGVYVDVTFGGGGHSKEILRRLGPNGKLFAFDQDEDALRNVLDDQRFTLIGENFRYIKRFLRFHGIKKVDGILGDFGVSSHQFDEADRGFSTRFDAALDMRMNQKDALSAYEVVNEYEEKELKRVFVDFGELKNGGAMANVIVNYRKEKPIKNTEQLKQVLAKFLPAHKSNKILAQIYQAIRIEVNQEIEVLKEFLEQTEELLDSGGRISLISYHSLEDRLVKRFIRNGMFEGEPERDFFGNFQVPFKSIGKLIVPSDEEIARNNRARSAKLRIAEKI
- the mraZ gene encoding division/cell wall cluster transcriptional repressor MraZ, which codes for MNSFLGTYECKADAKGRLMLPAPLKKQLGNLEEGFVLKRSVFQPCLELYPMQEWNKMMQKINKLNRFVKKNNDFIRAFTAGVKMVEIDGTGRLLIPKDLIVFSKIEKDIVLSSAVNIIEIWDKNLYETALDSAMIDFADLAEEVMGNQNDDEDGNGIS
- a CDS encoding alpha/beta fold hydrolase, with the protein product MLKTEKKYTYFEAGEGTPIIVLHGLMGGLSNFDGVATYFPKNGYKVVIPELPLYTQSILKTNVKAFAKFVKDFVIFKKFERVILLGNSLGGHISLYFAKQYPELVKGLVITGSSGLYESGMGESYPKRGDYEYIKKKSEDVFYDPKVATKEIVDEVFATVNDRIKLLKTLTIAKSAIRHNMAKDLPKMHTQTCIIWGKQDKVTPPEVAEEFNKLLPNSSLYWIDKCGHAAMMEHPDEFNVLLHNWLKEKNL